In Providencia alcalifaciens, the sequence AGGCGTTGATGGTCTGGTGAGGTGACAGCGAATTTCCAAATGTACTCATATTGGTTGAGCGCATGAGCGAAGTCTTCGATAAATTCGAAAGTTGGACGCTGGTGTTGAGGTAAAGATTGCGCCCAATTTAAGGTACGCGTCACACCTTCAGTTTTGGTGTGATACAGCATCGCGTTATCGACATACATTAAATGTTGGATATCCGAGCCGCGCAGTTTATCAATCAGTAATGCGGCGGAATCGACTGTCATTGGGTTGGATTCTAAGACTTTTTTACCTAAATAGTCATACAGATAGGTACCGTTACAGCAAATTGCGGGGGTATCTAAGTCAAGTGTCTGATAAAACGGATGAATGGCCACATGGTGACGACCTGTAACAATGATGACTTTAACCCCTTGTCGACGGGCTTCATTCAGGGCTTCTAAAGATTCGGGCAGAATTTTTTTCTGGTGATCAAGTAGCGTTCCATCGAGATCAAGGGCAATAACACGGTATGACATA encodes:
- a CDS encoding pyridoxal phosphatase — encoded protein: MSYRVIALDLDGTLLDHQKKILPESLEALNEARRQGVKVIIVTGRHHVAIHPFYQTLDLDTPAICCNGTYLYDYLGKKVLESNPMTVDSAALLIDKLRGSDIQHLMYVDNAMLYHTKTEGVTRTLNWAQSLPQHQRPTFEFIEDFAHALNQYEYIWKFAVTSPDHQRLHDVVREIESELDLDCEWSWEDQVDVGRKGNSKGQRLKEWVESQGMSMNDVVAFGDNFNDLSMLTTAGLGVAMGNAVDEIKQQAKLVTRVNTEPGIAEVIRKYVL